Part of the Halorhabdus utahensis DSM 12940 genome, GCGTCGGCTCGCTATGGCCTGCTATCGCTATTGAACAGGTTCGTTTTCGTAAACGGAATGGCGTCGGAGAGATTGTGAACCACGGTCGCAGCATGCTGCTCCCTGCTTCAAATCCATCCGAATTTCATTGCTGGTGCTCGCGGGTTTGCTCGCAGCAAGAAATGGGGTCGGAGAGATTTGAACTCCCGATCGACTGATATCTCCGGTTGCGCCTCGGAACTCCAGAGGGTCATCAAGGCGTCCGGTGATCAGCCGGTCGCTCAGTATATCAGTCTGGAGTGTCGTCCCGGGCGCGGTGCCTCTGGAGTCAGTCGCCATGCCGGACTTGGCCACGACCCCGCGACTCGTCGTTAGACGATTTCCCCTAAAGGGATTTCGATTCACTCCCTGTCGGTCGTTGCCCATTCACAGTCCTGGCACTTCTCTCCGGTCACGAACTCGGTGATGGAGGGCATATATCCGACTTCCAGGACGTCGCCACCGCACTCGGGGCATGTACGGTCCGCGTCTGCGATCGATTCGGCGTCCATGACGTCGTCGTCCTCGATAAGTTCTGCCAGTTTGACGGCGGTCACCATCCGTCCCTGGACGACTCTATTTTCGGCCATGGAGGATCCAGGCCATCGACACTTCTAAACATTGCCGTCCAGGCAGGATCTCGGTTGTGGCAGCTTCTATCCGACGTGCGATGTCATTCTCTGCCGAATACCGTCCGCTACAGCCACGGAGATCGGTCGTCGCTGTTCTTCGTGTCAGTTCCAACCGTATTGGGTGCGTCGGACTGATCGCCGCCGTCAGGCAGCGACGCTTCGTTTTCTGGCTCTCTACCAGCGTCGTCGGCCGGAAACAGCAGGTCACGATCCGGGTCGAACGCCAGTAGCCCGGCCATCGCAAGGACGGCAAGCGAGAGCGGGGCATCACTGGGGACGAGGCCGTACACTGACAGCGCGAGCACGCCAAGCGCGACGGCACTGCCAAAGCGGAACCGGTCGAGGTCGACGCTCGCTCGCAGCCATGGACCGGTCAGCGCAACCAGGAGCGCAAACCCGACGCCGACCAGCGCCGCTGCCGTCCCGTTGATGACGAGTCCGGGATCCGTTGCGACGGAGAATTCTGCACCGTTGAGATCGAGGCTGGCGACCAGCCCGAACCCGACGATCACAGCCGGCCGTGGGATCACGTCCGCAAGTTGGGAACTGGCCGTCTGGGCGGCGATCGCCAGGATGACCAACCCGGCGAAGCGCTCGAAGATCGCCAGATCGAGCACGCTCGCGATCGTCGGCGCGAGGGCCGCTTCCAGCGCTGCAATGGGGAGCAGGACGACCCCGACGCCAGCGACAGTGAGCGCCTGCTCGCGTGGACTCCCGTCCATGTCGGCGAGGATGACCGCCACCGTGGCACTCCCGCCGAAGACCAGCAACCCGACCTCGAAAATGCCGGAGAAACTCCCGACTGCACCTGCGAGGATGAGTGCCGGAAAGACGCCATCGACCAGCGGGAGACACATCACCGTCGCGAGGAGGCGCCCGTCACCACCGACCCGCCGCTCGATGGCGAGCGCGATCGGATGTTGGGAGCTACTCATCAGCGACGCGGGCCATCTCCCGTGGCCAGTGGGTACTGGGACCGTCTCCGGTATCGTCGCGCGATACCGTGACGGTCGTGCTCCGCCGGCTGACTGGTGCCGTCAGCGCCAAAATTGAACGTTGTCCCCATCGACTTCCATGTATTCGTCACACCGGAGACTGCACGCTGCTCACTGGCGGTCCGCGAACTGATGGGGATGGCGGAAGCCATATGATAAACCACGAAGGATAGAAGTAAAAACGTTGTGTGAGAAGCGCCCGCAAGCGTCGCGTTCCGTGAGAATGACGCGCATAATACGCGCAATTTCGAAAAGTATCGGAGACTCCCGTTCAAATGTAAACGTTCTCCGGCCGAATACGTATCAGCTTCTCATATATTAACGTTTGATTATGAGGTATGGGGATCCCCTGCCGGTCGTGTCGTTTCACGGACGTTGGACCGACATCGAACAGCGACAACTCGCAACGTTTTTGGGCCGGGCTGAACGACCGATTACATGGCGAAGAACAATCGACCGTTTTCGGCGAAACTTGAGGTACCGGAGGCGCTGACGTTCGACGACGTACTGTTGCGACCGAAGGAGAGTCGCGTCGAGCCTGACGATGCGACGACCGAGACCCATGTTTCGAAGAACGTCTCGCTGAACGTTCCCGTTCTCTCGGCGGCGATGGACACTGTCACCGAGAGTGACATGGCGATCGCGATGGCTCGTCACGGTGGCCTTGGCGTCATCCACCGGAATATGGACGTCGACCGGATGGTCACCGAGATCGAGCGCGTCAAGCGCGCCGACGAACTCATCATCCGTGACGTTGTCACGGCCGATCCGGACCAGACTGTCCGTGATGTCGACGCGATGATGCAACGACAGGGTGTCAGCGGTGCCCCCGTGGTGGGTGACGACGACGAGGTGCTCGGTATCATCTCGGCGACGGACATCCGACCGTACCTCGAAGTCGGCGATTCCGACGCTGTCCGGGAAGCCATGACTGACGAAGTCATCACGACGGAAGCTGATGTCTCCCCGCGTGAGGCGCTCGAACTCATGTACGAGCACAAGATCGAGCGCGTCCCGATCGTCGACGAGGAGAATCGACTCATCGGGCTCGTGACGATGCAGGGGATCCTCCAGCGCCGTGAATACGATCAGGCCGCTCGTGACGGGAACGGTCGCCTCCGATGTGGCGTCGCCGTCGGTCCCTTCGAGACGGAGCGGGCCATCGCAGCTGACGACGCAGGTGCGGACGTCATCTTCATCGACTGCGCACACGCACACAACCTCGATGTCGTCGACACCGCTCGCGATATCAAAGCGGAAATCGACGCGGACATCGTCGTCGGAAACATCGGCACCCGGGAAGCCGCCGAGGACCTCGTCGACTTCGCCGACGGACTCAAGGTGGGCATCGGCCCGGGCAGTATCTGTACGACGCGAATCGTCTCCGGTTCGGGGATGCCCCAGCTTTCGGCCGTCGCCGAGGTTGCCGACGTGGCCGCCGACCACGACGTGCCCGTCATCGCGGACGGCGGTATCCGGTACTCAGGCGACGCAATCAAGGCCATCGGGGCCGGCGCGGACGCCGTGATGCTCGGGTCGTACTTCGCGGGCACCGACGAGGCTCCAGGTCGCATCATCACGCGCAACGGCAAGAAGTACAAGCAGTACCGTGGCATGGGCAGCGTCGGCGCGATGAAATCAGGCGGCGGCGAGCGGTATCTCAAGGACGTCGAAGACCAGGAAGAGGAGGACTACGTCCCGGAGGGCGTCGAGGCCGCGACGCCGTACCAGGGACCGGTCGAGAACGAACTCCACCAGATGGTCGGCGGAATGCAGTCCGGCATGGGGTACGTCGGAGCCGAGTCGGTCCCGGAGTTCCAGGAGCGCGCGGAGTTCGTTCGTGTCTCCAGTGCCGGCCAGCAGGAGAACCATCCACACGACGTGCTCATCACCGACGAAGCACCGAACTACAGCCCCGGCGAATGAGGATCGTGCGATAATCACGCACGTCAACTGCTGTTTTTCACCCTGTCCTCTGTCGGAGAAATTCAGGAGGCCACACCGCAAGCATTCGATTTATTGGAGATTTCGACCGGCTTTGAGCCCACTCCGAAGGGCCGATCGCGTCCGGCCGATCCCGGTAACCCAGTCGCCAGCGATCGCCAGATCCGAATCGAGGGCTTGCTCGATGAGTTCCTCGTCAGGACTCCGCGTCGGGATCGCATCGCCCCAGCGCTGGTACTCCCACCAGTTCGGATCGACGAGCCGATCATCGCCGATGAGCTCCCTGGCCCGGTGGGTCGCCGCTTCGGAGGCAGCGGCCGGTGACGTCTGTGGGTGAGTCACGACCCAGCTCGGACCGAACTGAACGACGATCACCGTCTCGCCATCCGGGACGTGGCCGGGCTTGTGGCGTTCGTTCGACACCCACGCGACGTCGTAGACGCTCTCTTCGCTGACGAGCCCGAAGTACGGCGTCTCCAGCTCGAAGGCAAAGTGGAGGGCAACCGTATCCATCGTCCGGTAGGGGATCTGGTTGATCTCGATCGCGAGTTCCTCCCGCAGTGGCGCGTCCCAGTCGGCGGTTTCGAGCAGCACGGACGCCGATGCCGTCGGGACTGCGAGCACGATGGCGTCGAACTCCCGTTCACCTGCTTCGGTCGTGACGCGCCACCCATCGTCAAGTCGTTCGAGGTGCGTGACGCCGACCCCGTCTTCGAGTGTCGCGCCGCTCGCATTGATCATGCCTCGAACGATCTCATCCAGACCACCGCGGCCCGTCCAGCGCGAGTTCTGTGGCGTATCGCCCGGCGTGATCTCCCCGGCGGCATCGAATCGCCAGACTGGCGGTTCGATCTCGACGAGTTTCTCCCCTGCGGCGTCTTCGATCACCTCCTCGAGATCCGGGTCGGCGACTTCGAGATAGTTCGCACCAAAGTCAAAGACACAGCCGTTCCGTCGTCGACTCGCCATCCGCCCCCCGACGGTGTCCATTTCGTAGACGGTGACGTCAGCGTCCGCTAACGCATAGGCCGCCCCAGCTCCAGCGATGCCGCCACCGACGATCCCAATTTCTTCGCGCATACTCGCCCTTCACTGGGGAGTACCTAAAAGTCGGGCTTGCAGGCAGGTACTGTCCCATTCCGTCCGGAACCTGCTGTTGTGACCATGCAACGCCAGAAGTATGGCTGGAGGTGGATTTGAACTACGCTCAGACGTGCTCGCTCACGCCGATCGCTATGCGCGACTGGTTCAAATTAAATTATTATGTCTTTCGCATACGGCGAGCGAAGCGAGCCGTTTCACTCGACCGAGCGTCGCGAGGCTCGAACAAAGTGAGAGCCTCGGTATTACGAACGGCGACCAGCGGGAGCCGTGAGTAGCGAGGTCGAGTCTTTTTGGTCCAGCTTTTTCGAGTCGAGCGGGACCTTCGGTCCCGCTGACCGTGCGAACGGACGCGAGGCGTCCGTGAGCAGAGAGTGGTCGCCGAAGGCGACCCGACGATGAAAAAGGTGGTATAGCGGGAGGTGGATTTGAACCGCGGTCGTTCCGCTTCGCTCCACTTCCTGCTTCAAATCCACTACGGCGACAGCACAGCGAGGATGGCGCAGAGATACACCTCTGCGCCGTAAATTCGCTGAGAAGTAGCGGGAGGTGGATTTGAACTACGCGAAACGCTCGCTACGCTCGCGTTTCTCTATTTCAAATCCACTCTATACGGCTTTTGGCGACGCTGAACTCGTCGCTTCGCTCCTCGTTATTTCGCCGCCAAAAAGTAGCGGGAGGTGGATTTGAACCACGCCCACTTCGGTCGCTTCGCTCCCTCGTGGTCTACTTCAAATCACCGTGACCGATATTCGCCGCTCGCGAGTTTGCGAGCGGCAGAAGTATAGCGGGAGGTGGATTTGAACCACCGATCTGCGGGTTATGAGCCCGCCGGAATCTCCTAGCTATCCCATCCCGCTACCTATCTGTACCCTCGGTCGTCAATTAAGGGTTGTGATTCGGATGCCGTCCGTTAATTCCTACCGTGCCTGGCCAGCCAGTTCGACGGAGCCATTCCGTCGGATACCCGCCAGTGAGCTGATCGGCCCTCGAACTGACGCCAACCCTGCTGTCGACTGGGCGAATCCACGACGAGACTGCCGGTTTCGGGCGTCAGCGGACGATGACACAAGACCTTTGAGGGGGTTGTCCGTTCCCCTGGATGATGGAGCTCGGACTCGTCGCACTGTGGCTGGGGCTGTACCTCCTGTTGCTGTTTGTCGGTCTGACGATCTCGCGTCGAATACTGCCCGGGCTGGCAGACGAAGGAGCCGGGATCGCCATCCCACTCACGCTGACCATCGTCTGGGTGGTCACTTTCCTGGTTGGCCACGCCTCGATCGTTCTCGGGCTCTGGGCGGGGCTGCTCGTGCTTGGACTCGTCGCGGGTGCCGCCCGGTACCGACAGGGGGGCGTGGACACCCGGATCTACCTGGAGACGGCTGCAGTGTTTTCGATCGCGTTCTGCTTCGTCGTGGCGATCAGGGCTGTCGACCCGGCCGTCCACGCTATCGCCGGTGAGAAATTTCTCGACTTCGGGCTGCTCCAGACGTTGCTGCGGGCCGAAAGCCTGCCCCCCGAGGACATGTGGTTCGCCGGCGAACCCGTCCAGTACTACTACGGCGGCCACCTCCTCGCGTCGCTGCTTGCCCGCATGACGGACACTGCCGGTCGGTTCGCCTACAATCTCAACGTCGCCGGTTTTTACGCCATGTTCGTCACGGCTGCCTACGGCCTCGCGAAGAACGTCGCTGCCGATCGCGATCTTCCGGCCCGCCTCGCCGGCGTGTTCGCGGCCGTCTTCGTCGGGTTCGCGAGCAACCTCGTCTCGGCGGTCCACGTGATCGTTTTGATGCTCCCCGACGACGTCGCAACGCAACTCGCGGCGGTCGCCGGCCACGAACTCGACGGCCTGGGGACCGGATTCGCCAACTTCAGTTACTGGACGGCGAGCCGGGTCATCTCGGGGACGATCAACGAGTTCCCGCTGTTCGCGTGGCTCAACGGCGACCTCCATCCTCACATGTTGAGTCCGGCGTTCCTGTTGCTCGCGGCGACGCTCCTCTATGGCTATTACCGAACGCCAGCCAGCCACCGCGCTCGGCGGATCGCGCTGCTTGTCGCCCTCGGTCCGATCGCGGCGCAACTCGCCGCCAGCAACACCTGGTCGTTCCCCTCGATCGGTGGACTCACGATCCTGACCGTCGCACTGGCACCGGCGAGTCCGGTGACCCTCCTGCCGTCGTCAGTCCAGGCCCGCCTCGACGCTCGGAGCCGGATGCGACGGGAAGTGTGGCGACACGCTCTCGCCGGGGTCCTGGGAATGTCGGTTCTCCTGCTCGGCGGGCTCCTGTCGCTGCCGTTCTGGCTGCAATCCGTGAGTAGCCAACAGCACCTGGCACTGTTCCCGGAGCGGAGTGGACTCGGCCCACTCCTGCTGGTTCACGGGGCCTTCCTGGCGGCGTTCGTCTGCTATTACGTCCGATACACGCGTCCGCACGGGACACGACGAATCCGGAGATTGCTGTTGGTGGGTGTGATCGGTCTCTGTGCCGTCTTGGCACCGTTCGATCTGTCCGCAATCGCTCTGTTCGGGCCACTGATCCTGTTGGGCTGGTTCCTCCGTCGCGTCGAGGCGTACGAGGAGGTCCCGACGCCGGGATACGAGACCGTCTTGATCGTGGCCGGGGCTGGGCTCGTGGTGCTCGTCGAGTTCGTCTACGTGAGTGAACAGGCCGGTCCGGGACGGATGAACACCGTGTTCAAGTTCTACGCGCAGGTGTGGGCGCTCTGGTCGGTTGCCATCGGTGTCGTCCTCGTCGAACTCCTTGCTGATCAGCGTCCATCCCTCGGTCTCTCCAGTGACGACTGGCACCGTGGGCTTCGGGTCCTCGTTGCCGTGTTGCTGGTCTCGACGTCGATCTACGGTGCGTTGGCCCTCTCCCAGCACTTCTCGGGATCGTCGGGGACAGCACCACCGGACGAACCGACGCTTGACGCGCTTGCGTTTCTCGAGACACACCATCCGAACGAAGCTCCGGCGATCCACTGGCTGAACGACAACGTCGACGGGCAACCCACCCTGCTGTCCCGACCAACAACCGGGTCGCTGAGTGGGTATTGTACCGCCGACCGGGACCTCCCGAACGGCGTCACGCCGTGGGATTGGGACGTCTACCACTGGGGCAACGCCCCGTCGACGATGACCGGGATTCCGACGGTCGCCGGCTGGAGTCACGAGGTCGGCTATCGCGACGCCTCGGTGTACTGTGACCGCGTCCAGGACACCATCCAGCTGTTCACTGGTGACCCCACAAATCAGCGCCAACTGCTCGCCCGATACGATGTCACGTACGTCTACGTCGGCCCGCTCGAACGGGGGGCCTTCCCGGAGATAACGATCCAGGAACTCGACGTCGTGACGGTCGAAAAGCAGTGGGACGACGTGACGATCTACCGCGTCAACCAGTCGATGCTCGGCTCGAACTATCTCAGGCCGACTCGACGACAGTAATCGCGTCGGCGTCCGCAGAGAGTGTCTCCATGTGCATCGGGATGTAGTTCCGGAGCTCGAAGGTCTCGCGTTCGTCCTCGCTGCCGACCGTACACCACAGCTGGGGTTCGGCCGGGCCATGCCAGTCGCCCTGTTTATTGATCCCGAAGCAGACGTATTCCTCGCCATCGTGCTCGATCACGGCGTCCTTGCGGATGCCGGGGTCGCCGTGGATGATGAGACGCTTCATGTACACCCGAGTTCGACCATTCCGGCATTAAGCGCTTCGGAGCCTGCAGTCTGGGTTCGGGAATAGGGCCGTCACCGGGTCGTGAGAGTCGCTCACGTTCCACAGACGGCGCTCGTGTGGAACCAAACGGGTTTTAAGCCGGGCTGTCTAACCCTCCGGCAAGGTAGATATCCATGCAGATGCCACGCCGATTTAACACCTACTGTCCGAACTGCAACGAGCACCACGAGCACGAAGTCGAGCGGGTCCGACAGGGTCGCTCCACCGGCATGACGAAAGTCAACGGCCGCCAGCGCGAGCGCCAGTCCGGGATCGGGAACGACGGCAAGTTCTCGAAGGTCCCCGGTGGCGACAAGCCGACGAAGAAGACCAACCTCACGTACCGTTGCTCGGAATGTGGCAACGCTCACCTCCGCGAGGGATGGCGCGCCGGCCGGATCGAGTTCCAGGAATAACGATGACAGGAAACTTCTACAGCGTTCGATGTCCGGACTGTGAGAACGAACAGGTCGTCTTCGGCAAGGCGGCGAGTGACGTCGTCTGTGCCGTCTGCGGGAACACGCTCGTTCGTCCGACCGGTGGGAAGGCCACCATCGAGGGCGAGGTACTCGAGACGGTCGAGCAACGATGAAGTTCAGTGGCTGGCCCGAACCCGGCGAACTCGTCGTCGGACGCGTCGACGAGATCGAGGACTTCGGCGTGTTCGTCGACCTCCTGGAGTACGAGGACAAGCGCGGGCTGGCCCACATCAGCGAGGTCGCCTCCGGGTGGATCAAGAACGTCCGCGACCACGTCAACGAGGGCCAGACCGTCGTCGCGAAGGTGCTCGACGTCGATAAGGACGCCCAGCAGATCGATCTCTCGATCAAGGACGTCAACGACCACCAGCGTAAGGACACCATCCAGGAGTGGAAAAACGAGCAGAAGGCCGACAACTGGATGACCATCGCCTTCGGCGAGGACCTCGAAGACGACCGCTACGCCGACATCGCCGAGGAACTAATCGCCGGGTTCGGGTCGATGTACGATGGCTTTGAGCAGGCGGCCATCCACGGCACGGAACCGCTCGAAGAGACAGACCTCGCTGAGGACGAGGTTGACGCGATCGTCGAGGCGGCACGCGAGAACGTCTCCGTCCCGTACGTCAACGTCACGGGCTACGTCGATCTGACGTGCCCCGAGAGTGACGGCGTTGATGCAATCAAGGAAGCGATGCAGGCTGCCGAGGGCAACGGTGAAGTACCAGAGGAGATCGAACTCGACGTCACCTACGTCGGGGCTCCCGAATACCGGATCGAAGTGCAGGCTCCGGATTACAAGACGGCCGAGTCCCAACTCGAGGCGAGTGCCGACCGCGCCACGGCGGCCATCGAAGAACGCGGTGGCTCCGCCGAGTACCACCGTGAGCGGACCACCGACGAGGAATGAAGTCCGACATCCGGGTGTGTTCGGCGTGGCGCGAAGCACACGACCGCCCGGTGTACACGCTCGATGACGCCTGTCCTGACTGTGGGGCATCGGCCAAAAACGCCGTTCCAGCCCCGTTTTCTCCAGAAGACCCGAACGGCGAGTATCGACGCGCTCTTAAACGACGACACCGGCAGTAGGCGGTATGGACGAATACGAGACCGAAGTTCTTGCTGACGTCGACCTCGAGGAGCCGGTTCTGGTTGAGGGATTGCCGGGCGTCGGTCACGTCGGGAAACTGGCCGCCGAGCACTTACTCGAAGAACTCGACAGCACGCCGGTCCGGCGTGTCTACTCCCAGCACTTTCCGCCGCAGGTCAGCGTCGAGGATGGCATCGAACTCGCCAGTGCAACCTTCCACGCAGTCACCCCCGAGGACGGCCAGGATATGCTCGTTCTCTCGGGCGACCACCAGGCCCAGGACAACGTCGGTCACTACGGCCTCGTCGAGACCTTCCTCGACGTCGCTGCGGACTTCGACGTCGAACGCATCGTCGCGTTGGGCGGGGTCCCGACGGGCGAACTCATCGAGGAGTACGACGTCATCGGGGCGGTCACGACCGAGGATCTGGAGACGGAACTCGAGGACGCCGGCGTCGACTTCCGCGAGAACGAGCCAGCCGGGGGCATCGTCGGGGTCTCGGGCCTGCTGCTCGGGATGGGCCAGCGTCGGGAGTGGCCGGCAGCCTGTCTGATGGGCGAGACCTCGGGCTACCTCGTCGATCCCAAGAGCGCCCAGGCGGTCCTCGAAATCCTGCAGGACCTCCTCGGCTTCGAGGTCGACTATGCCTCCCTGGAAGAGCGTGCCGACGACATGGAGGAAGTCGTCCGCAAGATCCAGGAGATGGAGCAAGGTGCACCCAGCAGTCCCGACGAGGATCTCCGGTATATCGGCTGAACGAACGGCTTTTTCGCCCTTCAGATCCCGCGGCTCATCAACTGACTGCGGAGGATGTCGCTCTCGGCAGCGACGGCGAGCGGATCGACGACTAAGACTGACCCATCGGGTTCGATCTCTCCTCGTTCGGCCAGTTCAGAAGTCCCGGCCAGCGCGACACCGCCGGTCGCACTGACCTCGACGCCGGTCGCCGCGTTGGCGTCGACGGCAGCAGCGAGAGCATCGTCGTCCGTCACGGCCACTGCACCGCCGCCGCTGGCCGCGAGTGCGTCGAGGGCGCGCGATCCGACGGCCGGGTCGGGGATTTCTAGGGGACCGATCACGCTGTCCGGTGTCTCCCAGGTCTCGACCTCCCCGCCGTTCTGGTAAGCGGTGACGATCGGCGCACATCCCGCCGGCTGAGCGGCGTACAGCTGCGGAACTGAGCCGACTCGACCGCCCGCCTCGAGCGCTTGCAGCCCGGCGAAGAAGCCAGCGAGTCGCGTGCCGTGGCCGACCGGCAGGACGATAGCGTCTGGCGACGATCCGTCCTGTCCAAAGAGATCCAGCGCAAGCGTGGCCGCACCGAGTTGCCGGAACGGCGAGGCCGGCCCGACCGGGAAACCGTCGGTGTCGGCATCGTCGTAGGCGGCTGCCGCGTCGCGATACCGTCCCTCGACGACCGAGAGCTCGCCGCCGTGGACGTTTGTCATCGCCTTCTCGACGAAGGGTGTCCGGGAGGGGACGTAGGACAGCGATTCGAGGTCGGCGCGGCCGGCGTAGGCGGCTGCCGACCGTGCCGCATTGCCCGTCGATGGCAGAATGATCTGCTCGGCGTCACGTTCAGCGGCGACTGAGACGGCCACGGCCAACTCTCGATCCACGGCACTGCCGGTGGGATTGCGTCCCTCGTCGGCGATCCGGACGCGGTCGACGCCGAGTTCGGCAGCCAGTGAGGGGGCGTCGATGACAGTCTTTCCGCCCGCACCGAGCGAGACGAGCCCCGCAGCCGGGTCGAATCCAAGCGCCGGGGCGAAACGGTCGATTCCGGTTGCGTTGTCCGTTTCAGCCGCAACCACGTCTGTGAGTGCATCGGCGTCGAACACCGGTGTGACAGGGTCGCCACACTCGGGGCAAGTCGTCTCGACGTCCTCCGGGGCGAGGGTGGTTTCGCAGGTCTGGCAATCGAAGCCGTCGATTCCGCCGTCAGTGTGCATACCACGCCGTCAGTCCGCCCCGCTAAAGTGTGGTCCGGTCACGGAGGGGTTCGTTCTCGACAGTCCCATCGCCCACAGCCGACCGGGAGGTTTTGGCCATCCCCGCCGTAGGCAACGACATGACTGACGTGATCGTCGCTGGCGGCGGCCTCGCCGGACTGGTTGCCGCACGCCATCTCGCCGAAGACGGACTGGACGTGACCGCCTTCGAGGCAGATTCGAGCGTTGGCGGTCGAGTCCACACCCACAAAGACGACGGATTTACCTACGATCGGGGGTTC contains:
- a CDS encoding pyridoxal-phosphate dependent enzyme; the encoded protein is MHTDGGIDGFDCQTCETTLAPEDVETTCPECGDPVTPVFDADALTDVVAAETDNATGIDRFAPALGFDPAAGLVSLGAGGKTVIDAPSLAAELGVDRVRIADEGRNPTGSAVDRELAVAVSVAAERDAEQIILPSTGNAARSAAAYAGRADLESLSYVPSRTPFVEKAMTNVHGGELSVVEGRYRDAAAAYDDADTDGFPVGPASPFRQLGAATLALDLFGQDGSSPDAIVLPVGHGTRLAGFFAGLQALEAGGRVGSVPQLYAAQPAGCAPIVTAYQNGGEVETWETPDSVIGPLEIPDPAVGSRALDALAASGGGAVAVTDDDALAAAVDANAATGVEVSATGGVALAGTSELAERGEIEPDGSVLVVDPLAVAAESDILRSQLMSRGI